In a genomic window of Erinaceus europaeus chromosome 12, mEriEur2.1, whole genome shotgun sequence:
- the NGFR gene encoding tumor necrosis factor receptor superfamily member 16 encodes MDGPRLLLLLLLGGSLSEAKEACSTGLYTHSGECCKACNLGEGVAQPCGANQTVCEPCLDSVTFSDVVSATEPCKPCTECVGLQSMSAPCVEADDAVCRCAYGYYQNETTGRCEACRVCEAGSGLVYSCQDKQNTVCEECPDGTYSDEANHVDPCLPCTVCEDTERQLRECSRWADAECEEIPGRWTTRSTPSEDSEGTLPSTEEPEMPPDQDVLASTVANVVTTVMGSSQPVVTRGTTDNLIPVYCSILAAVVVGLVAYIAFKRWNSCKQNKQGANSRPVNQTPPPEGEKLHSDSGISVDSQSLHDQQPHTQTAAGQALKGEGGMYSSLPPAKREEVEKLLNGSAGDTWQHLARVLGYQPEHIDSFTHEACPVRALLTSWATQDSATLDALLAALRSIQRADIVESLCSESTATSPV; translated from the exons ATGGACGGACCgcgcctgctgctgctgctcctcctgGGG gggtccctcAGTGAGGCCAAGGAGGCATGCTCCACAGGCCTGTACACCCACAGCGGTGAGTGCTGCAAAGCCTGCAACCTGGGTGAAGGTGTGGCCCAGCCCTGCGGAGCCAACCAGACCGTGTGCGAGCCCTGCCTGGACA GTGTAACCTTCTCGGATGTGGTGAGTGCCACTGAGCCATGCAAGCCATGCACCGAGTGTGTGGGCCTGCAGAGCATGTCGGCACCGTGCGTGGAGGCTGACGACGCCGTGTGCCGCTGCGCCTATGGCTACTACCAGAATGAGACCACGGGCCGCTGCGAGGCGTGCCGAGTGTGCGAGGCAGGCTCCGGCCTCGTGTACTCGTGCCAGGACAAGCAGAACACGGTGTGCGAGGAGTGTCCCGACGGCACGTACTCAGACGAAGCCAACCACGTGGACCCGTGCCTGCCCTGTACCGTGTGCGAGGACACCGAGCGCCAGCTGCGCGAATGCTCACGCTGGGCCGACGCAGAGTGCGAGG AGATCCCTGGCCGCTGGACCACACGGTCCACTCCCTCAGAGGACTCCGAAGGCACACTCCCCAGCACCGAGGAACCTGAGATGCCTCCAGATCAAGATGTCCTAGCCAGCACAGTGGCAAATGTGGTGACCACAGTGATGGGCAGCTCTCAGCCCGTGGTGACCCGAGGCACCACCGACAACCTCATCCCCGTCTACTGCTCCATCCTGGCCGCTGTGGTCGTGGGGCTGGTGGCCTACATCGCCTTCAAGAG GTGGAACAGCTGCAAGCAGAACAAGCAGGGAGCCAACAGCCGGCCCGTGAACCAGAcgcccccacctgaaggagaaaaGCTCCACAGCGACAGTGGCATCTCTGTGGACAGCCAGAGTCTGCATGACCAGCAGCCTCACACGCAGACAGCTGCAGGCCAGG CCCTCAAGGGTGAAGGAGGGATGTACAGCAGCCTGCCGCCGGCCAAgcgggaggaggtggagaagctgCTGAACGGCTCTGCGGGGGACACCTGGCAGCACCTGGCCCGAGTGCTGGGCTACCAGCCTGAGCACATAGACTCCTTCACCCATGAGGCCTGCCCGGTCCGcgccctgctcaccagctgggCCACCCAAGACAGCGCGACGCTTGATGCCCTCCTGGCTGCCCTGCGCAGCATCCAGAGAGCCGACATTGTGGAGAGTCTGTGCAGCGAGTCCACAGCCACGTCCCCCGTGTGA